ATTGGATATGTGTCATATCCACGGTGTTGCAcggtgaatgtctaccttgcacATCGAtattgtacatcgatattggatattggacattcacgtataggtttgtacagtgaatgtctaccttgtataTAAATATTGGATATGTGTCATTCGAGTACGTTGCACAGTGAAAGTCTATTTTGCACATCAATAATGTATATTGGACATTCACTTGGGTTTGCACATGTGAATGTCTACCGTGTACATCGACATTGGATATTGAACAGTCACAGTGGTCTGATACAATCTGATTGTGACAAACACATCGACAGAGCAATACATATCGACACTCTGTCTGAAGTATccattattttaaatgatcatCCCAACGCTAGCCTTGCTATACGAGAACCCTTATAAATCTCTCACCAGGCAAAGGTTACGGCTGGAATGAAAGACTGTGTCTGAAATTACATATAGTCATACTCAGGATTCCAATGATAAAAAGTTCATATAATCTTGAACACAAAGATACAATACATAGCCCTATATACGTGAACcctaacaatattttgaaattggTGTATTTAAAAGGTACTGTGtgcttttggtaattactcagaacaattttggcataaaaacgtactgggtaaaacgagcaatggagagttgttaacagcatacaacattttgagaaactgctccctgacttgagaaagacgtaatggctcactcaaataattaaagacttcatCCGAAGCCtcttattatgcatctgaaagcaaaacaagttgtgcaacaagttttttctctttctttcattattctcttgcaacttcgatgaccaatagttgagcccaaattttcacaggtttgttattttgttcaaatgttgggatacaccaagtgagaatactttgatatttaccaaacgtgtccagggcctttaaacaaaatcgatCCCTGTGTTTATGGTGAAAGACTCaaacttattattttgtatttgttttttgattttttgtgtTTCCAGCTTGAAATGGCAAGATTGGACTTGATTCTACTTCTTCTATCGGTGGTAGTGGCTGCAGTGGTGCTCCAGTGCCGGGCTGACGATGAAAACACCGATGGGCAAGGCGCCGCCGATGTAGACGAAGTTCTAAAACAACTATATGCAGAAGATGAGAATGATGACGATAAACGCGCCAACCACTACGCTAGTGGACGCCAACGTACAAGGGGGAAGGCCGGCTACCGTCGGGTGACTAAATCCGACATGGACGCAGTAGCCGGACTAGAAGACATGGATGAGGAGAAACGGGCTAACTACCGCGCCTCAGTCAGTCGTGGTGGCAAGAAGGGATTCCGTAGATACACCAAATCCGATGGAGACGAAGAGGAGATCCCCGAACTGGAAGAGATGGATGAGGAAAAGAGAGCCAACTACAGAGCCACTATGAACGGCGGACGTAAACCCCACCGCTTCAACCGATTCACCAAGGCCGACGGAGACGGAGAGGAGGAGGAAGGACCGGAGGATCTGGAGGGGGAGGATATAGACGAAGATAAACGAGCCAACTACCATGCCCGAGGTGGCAAGCCTAGAGGTGGATTCCGCAGGTACACGAAGTCGGACGAGGATCAAGATGCTATGGAGCAGGCCCCTGCCGAGGAAATGGACGAAGATAAGAGAGCCAACTACCACGCACGAGGCGGCAAGCCTAGGGGTGGGTTCCGCAGGTACACAAAGTCAGACGAAGATCTCGCCATGGGGGAAGCAGCAGCCGATGAACTGGACGAGGAAAAGCGCGCCAATTACCACGCCTCACGCGGGAGACAGAGGGGCAACGGGCGTCGAAATTAGATTGtgacaaaaaagtaaaatatcaGTTACACAACAGTTTAAACTCTTTTTCATTATCTGGTCTGGCGGAAATCATGCagagggggaaggggggggacacacatcaaaacaaaatctaagCATCTTAACTTTCAGTAAGTTTTCATTTTGACCTAGGGATTTATTGCCGCAATGTCTTTGACTTAAGTTATCGCTTTAGTGTATTCAATCACGAAAGCTCGTTTAAACCACTCCCCAATTTTTAGTGGAAAACATTCACTCATGGCCAGAGAAATTAATATTGTCAGATATTATGTCTTTATCTAAAGACCACTGACAAGGTGGCAGCAACATggctaaaacaaattatgttttcaaAAAATTGGCTTTACACAGACACCCATTGAGCTTTGAAGCAAGTGTTGgcgaaaacagaaacaaaacaaaccaataaaAGATGAAAAGTTAAAGTGACCTTGGACAAAGACAAGATTTTTCGGCAATTATACCAGCTCGACGTGATTTGTGGTATAGAGTATCTGCGCCACAATATTGATGGAGGCTCTTGTGATTAGATTGTATTTTTCTTAAGTTCATAAACAAATGTGCATTATGTATAACTTCACATGCATTTGGTTACCGATTACTCTGTAACATTAATCATTGTATTTTATAAGTGTAAATATCCTCATCATTCTATATTTGTAAGTGTTGCTGGTGTTgctcttcaaaaacaaaacacaaaggcgacgaatgaaagaaaaagagtAACAAAACGCCCATAAACTGAGATTCAAATTGGTTGCTTTGTGCATTCTGGTGCATTTTAGCTGCAGGTATAAAAGAAAAACTGAGTGTacataaaagcagaaaatagaTGATTGCCCGGAGTTGGTTTTTTCTTTAAGTGGAAAACCTTCTATTTCTTTCGAGGGAAATTTTGGACACTTGATCTGGAGGAAGGCTAGATTCAGAAGTTCTAACAAACAACAAAGACCTTTCAAGCTTTTAACACACAAACTATAAAAGCGCGCAAAAACAAGCTCGGCATAGGCTTACTTATTATTATGAAGTGCACTTCAATTAGCAACCATGTCACCATACATACTTATTCAAATTTATACATGCTTATTCAAAATTTAATCTTGGAAAAATCtggtaaaaataaatgtattagTTTGCCAATGCTTAAAGGAAGAAAGGGTACTGTGCGACAACTTTGACTGGTAACTAATGGTTAATTAGTGGTTGAATTCGAAAAGTCTATGGTTTCATTGTGTGGTAACTAATTTTAATCAACTGATCAACCATGTTGACAAAGAAGGCGATTGTCAAACTATAATCAACCGGAGTTACCAGTCCAGCTTGCTCGTAATGCTATTTTTTCGTCCGTTAGTGTAAACCACATTCTCTCGATTTAACAGTAGTTTAAACATGAAACGCACCTGAGAATTAAGTGATGAGTAGCCGTAACAGCTGCAAATTATGTGGCTTTTCTTGTCATCGAAAGCAAAATAAAGAAGTAGTCAAAGTTAAACCAAGATAAACAGAAGAATTTGTGTGATATTTTGTTGAAGCTCAGTAAGTACGAATCAAGACCGTTGAAGTCTCACAATGGAGCACTTTCGAAAATCGCAGACTGTTTTGTTTCTAATATTTAGGCCCTAATATAAAACCAATGATTCGTCATCAAGCTGACAAGCTTTCATTATACCCTTTTCGCATATTTATTAGTAACTGATCAATGTACCCGTTGCCGGCCACCCAAAGCGTTGTAACGTCCCTACCAACGAACCCTATTTGCAGTTCCATTGGTGTCTCCTTCATCAACGCCACTCAGCTCCCGCTGAACTTCACCAAAAAGTACACCTGAAAGAACCACCGTTAATGACTTCATACGTCGAGTCCACACATCCCCTTATAGTTTGCCCCGTGACATATCCACTTCTCAATCGGTAAGAGTTATCACTGTAATCTCTTAATGTCACAACTAGAAATGTTCCCGCAATAACAATCGGGGATTCTCGACTCTTATAGAAACTCAAGTGTCTCTCAACGTCTCTCTGTATGTAACCGTACCGTGAGGATCTTGGCAATTCGCAAGGACTCCAATGTCGTGGTTTAATATTGTTATCGCAATTATTTTTTACTCACAATCATCGAATGTGCAATCAAACGTAAGATCAGACGGAGGTGAGTATATAACAACATTAAGTCAATTTCAACTGCTCTCCACTTGTCGATTGCTCGTAGCATTGGTCTCGGGCATTGCCCCCAACTTGAAATCAAAATGACATTCAGCCTGAAGGTTTAATTGTAAGCTCGATAATTTTCCCCCAACGTTCAAAGTCCCCGATAACCTCAAGTGAAATGGCACAGTGTTTTGCCCATTTAATTTTGGTCCGACTGGTTGAATGAATGTTGATTTTACTAAACAAGTTATGAGGTTTTTTTCTGCTGAGTGACTGCTCATTAATCTATGAAGGTCTCAGCAGCGGCATTTGTTAATAGTTCACACTGATGAAAGGAAATTGCTATAATCAATGTAAATTTTACGCGTGGGATAAAAATCAGTTAGATTTTATTAATACCCGATAGCAAAGTACTTTCTTGTCTTATGTTGACATTTTGAACATAGGTCAGCTTCCAAGTTCCACCAACAATTTGTGGGAATTTGACTTTGCCACATTCGAAAGTGGATTGGAAAAAATTCTGAGAGTACCAGAGTTACTTCCAATTAACGAATTACTAACTGCAGTACAGACCTTTGACATTCCACAAAAATGTGCGAGTGTCAATGTTTAAAACCCTTGAAATCTAAGCCGGTTTATATATACAGTTAGTTATGTTTGGAGCTGCCGAATTATCCGATTCAGACTTATAATTACAacgacttaaaggcactggacattattggtaattactcaaaataattgtttagcatCGGAACTTACTcggcaacgagtaatggagctgttgatagtttaaacaattgtgaaaacggctccctctgaagtaatgttgttttcgagaaacGGGTAATTTCTACCATCAAAAATAAGaaaacttcagacctgaagaATGTTGTTAGGTATTTGCACACAAATTGATGcaacaagggtaatttttcttgcaaattcgataaACAATCGAATctaaatttttacagttttgttatttttatgcaaaatgatgggatacaccaagtgagaatactagtctttgacatttaccgagtgtccagtgccgttaaggTCTTGATTTTAAATGGTTTCTTCCTGCTCCCATGCTTGTCGAGAGCAATTACTTCTCGTTAAATAGTCTGTATacgttgttttttttaacccttcaaatgtttctttgtttttggaCTGAGAGCATTTTGGATAGTTGTCAACTTATCGGATAGCATTTTTTTCCCTGCACTTTAGAATTGCCATTCTTAAATAAATTTAgattcacttttttttatcgATTAAAGGACAAAATTCCCCACTTGAAAAGCACTATACGACAGAGGCAATTTCGCAGTGCAGAAAACACACATTTCTATCGTATAGTAGTTTCAGCTGTACATGTCCCAATAATGTCCTAGATACTCTAGCTCATCGAAACCAACATAGCGTTCTCGATTACTCCCAACGCTGGCATTGATTTCACTTGCTCTTTCACGGTGTCTCGGGGTGCATGTGACAATGGGtatatagacttgattcaagtcccgttctcgtgcgagacgTCCCTAAGCATATCCGCCGTTttctgtgggtgcgttcgtttagcttccctgggtcatccctgTGTGTGtcggggtttttttccaggacgaacgtgggtaattatctgcacacgttcgtcctgaaagaaaaacacgtcacacaccggggtcgacccagggaaggtaaacgaacgcacccaatacaatagttttctggcggTGGCACGGCATTGGGACTTGAGTCGAGTCTAATGGGTAAAGGGCTCGATCAAATCCAAGATATATAAAGGTGATCGCGTTTTGAGATATCGTCGAATATCCATGTGAATAATGTCCACGCATaaagcaaagcaaaacaaaacattcgctgcgatgGCAGCCATGTTATGACGTCAAAATGTGCTTCGCAATCGCAAAGGCAGTAAGTATGAAACGggcttaaagacaatggacactgatggtaattgtcaaagaccagtcttcccacttggtgtatctcaacatatgcataaaataacaaacctgtgaaaatttgaactcaattggtcgtcgaagttgcgagataataacgaaagaaaagaacacccttgtcacacgaagttgtgtgcttttagatggttgatttcgagacctcaaattctaaatctgaggtctcgaactcaaattcgtggaaaattacttctttctcgacaactatatcacttcagaatcagagggagctgttcctcacaatgttttatactatcagcctctccccattacaagttaccaagtaaggttttatgctctgataattgttttgagtaattaccaatagtgtccactgcctttaaggaatacACATAATCTAAAAAGTGTACTGGTACACACTTCTTATATTCAAATTTGGGCATAAAACGTGATATTTTATATAAGTAACCGTAGTACTGCGAAGTGAGTTTCTCAAAACGCATGATCCAAATCAAGTACTTTTTATCACTTATGTGTTTACTGCTTTTAACTTTCACTTCTCTTTAACAACGATCATTGTACATTCACCTTGAAGTGACAAAGTTCAACTGTCCCACAAGCACTTTAATCGTTGATGTAAGACCAGACAATATAGCTAGACGGGCAAATACTAACTTAGATAGAAGAGTATGGTCCACGTTAGTGAGTATGCAACGAGGAACGCATACACATCTTAAGGCGTATTGAAGATTTTTCTACAATTATTTGGAAACACATCTTTTCggtcacagaaaaaaaaacatagagaGCTGACTTTTTCTTATGGTGCATGCCGCATACCTTAATAATTaaattgttgtcgtgaataGCAACCTGGCTCACATTAAGCTGAATTtcctattaatttttttggtgTCTTAAATTATTAACATCTTAATTATAATTGACACCCTGAATGCCACGTGTTTCGACACGCCAACACCGGATATGACCGAGAGATGTGATATTTAAGCGATTTGCCAGTCGTGGCGCATGGGGAGACATTGCTGAAATGGTCGGCATGTAGCTTGGTAACGATCCGCTCAGGGCATCGATAGAGAAGTACCGTAGGACTTGTT
The nucleotide sequence above comes from Asterias rubens chromosome 12, eAstRub1.3, whole genome shotgun sequence. Encoded proteins:
- the LOC117297623 gene encoding midasin-like → MARLDLILLLLSVVVAAVVLQCRADDENTDGQGAADVDEVLKQLYAEDENDDDKRANHYASGRQRTRGKAGYRRVTKSDMDAVAGLEDMDEEKRANYRASVSRGGKKGFRRYTKSDGDEEEIPELEEMDEEKRANYRATMNGGRKPHRFNRFTKADGDGEEEEGPEDLEGEDIDEDKRANYHARGGKPRGGFRRYTKSDEDQDAMEQAPAEEMDEDKRANYHARGGKPRGGFRRYTKSDEDLAMGEAAADELDEEKRANYHASRGRQRGNGRRN